Within the Balaenoptera acutorostrata chromosome 10, mBalAcu1.1, whole genome shotgun sequence genome, the region CTGGCCTCACCACCTCCCTGCTTAAAGCCTTCATGACTCCCCACTGGCAGGATAAGGCACACACTCTTCACATGAATCCTCCTATCTCCCCACTGCCTCCCAGACCAAATCCAAATTCTACAGCCCTGCATTCAAGGCCCTTCACCCTCTGGTGGTCAGAGGTGGACCCGTGTTTGAGAACCGaaaaaacagagggcactgaagTCCGGGGAAGGCCAGCCCACTTGCTCACGCTCACATGGGCACCAGGTGGGGCTGAGACAAAACACCTCCAGCCTATGAGTCTCCAGGAGCACTTATTCCAACAGGTAAACAGTGTGTCTCTCTCGCTCAACAAAACCGATCGTCACCACGGGACCAAGCTTCTCAAATCCAAGCTTTGGGACAAGAACAATATTAGCAACGCCTCAGCGAATGGCACTACAGTGTGTGTGGCACGACGCagatttatttgattttcttgaCAACCTCTGATGGTTAACAGAattctctgcattttatttttgagcatATTGAGGCTCAGACAGGTAAAATGGTTTGTCCCAAGTCAAACAGCTGATGGGATTCAAACCTGGGGCTGGTTTCGCGGTCATCCGTCCGGTAGAACCACTCACATGGCCACTGTCCTCAGCATCCCTACTCCCCTCTGCAGATGGGCCCCGACTGAGGAAAAGCAGGACGAAGGGTACGAGCAAGTGAGGAAAGGCCAGAGGGAATGCACAAAAGTAACCAGAAGGCCGAATGGGGGAGAGTGGGTGACTTCCTCCTTGTTTCCTTTGCTGACATACTGTTCTTTCAAACGGAACTATCTTATAAAAGAAGTAGCAGAGCTTAGCTGTTCAGAGTCAAGGCTCTGGCCTGACACCGGCTCCCTCACCTCCCAGCTGTGTTTGCTTTGGATAACTTCCACGAGACTAAGGGAGAGAGCACATGTTAACCAATTAGCTCAAAACATGGGAACTTCATTGGTGGTAttgttatcatatttttaatataccGGCTCACCTCTTAAACAGCCCAGAGTGGGTGTAAGGAGCGTAGttcgggagtctctccgttttcaTTTAACACAGCTCTGAATCATTtacacttttttgttgttttactgtatttgttttttttaaattgcggTAAAATACATTTAACGtgaaatttatcatcttaatcattttaaagtctacagttcagtggcactgcGTGCATTCACACCGCTGTccaaccaccaccatcatccatctccagaacttttcatcttcccaaactgaaactctgccctcattaaacagtaactcccacTCTccactcctccagcccctggcaaccaccattctatcttctgtctctatgaatttattcatttaaatattttgacctgtgtgagtttcttttttttcttcacattaaTAGTAACTAAAAAGATGTATGTGCTTCTCTCCTCACACAGCCAGGCGGCCATGCTCCAGGCCCGCGTCGCCATGGCTGCGGTTCCCGAGTTGCTGCAGCAGCAGGAGGAGGACCGCAGCAAGCTGAGATCTGTATCAGTGGACCTGAATGTTGACCCCTCGCTTCAGATTGACATACCTGATGCACTCGGTGAGAGGGATAAAGTCAAATTTACAGTGCACACCAAGACCACGCTGCCCACGTTTCAGAGCCCAGAGTTTTCTGTTACAAGGCAACATGAAGACTTTGTGTGGTTACATGACACTCTTATTGAAACTACAGACTATGCTGGGCTTATTATTCCGCCCGCGCCTGCAAAGCCTGACTTCGACCGCCCTCGAGAGAAGATGCAGAAACTGCGAGAGGGTGAAGGGTCTATGACCAAAGAAGAATCTGCCAAGATGAAGCAAGAGCTGGAAGCTGAGTATCTCGCGGTCTTCAAGAAGACTGTGTCTTCCCATGAAGTCTTTCTTCAGCGGCTCTCCTCTCACCCTGTTCTCAGTAAAGATCGCAACTTTCACATTTTCCTGGAATATGATCAAGATCTAAGTGTCAGGCGGAAAAATACTAAAGAGATGTTTGGTGGCTTTTTCAAAAGTGTGGTGAAAAGTGCTGATGAAGTCCTTCTTTCAGGAGTTAAGGAGGTAGATGACTTCTTTGAGCAAGAGAAGCATTTCCTCAGTAACTATTACGATAGGATCAAGGGTTCCTGTGCAAAGGCTGACAGAATGACCAGCGCTCATAAAAATGTAGCAGATGATTACATCCACACCGCAGCCTGCTTGCATAGCCTGGCTTTAGAAGAGCCCACGGTCATCAAAAAGTACCTGTTGAAGGCGGCTGAGCTATTTGAAAAACTTAGGAAAGTAGAGAGTCGAGTCTCCTCAGATGAAGACTTAAAGCTGACAGAGCTCCTCCGATACTACATGCTCAACATAGAGACTGCTAAGGATCTCTTATACAGACGCACTAAAGCCCTCATTGACCATGAGAATTCAAACAAGGCATTGGATAAGGCCCGGTTAAAAAGCAAAGATGTCAAGCTGGCTGAGGCACACCAGCAGGAATGCTGCCAGAAATTTGAACAGCTTTCTGAATCTGCAAAAGAAGAGCTAATCAATTTCAAACGAAAGAGAGTGGCAGCATTTAGGAAGAATCTGATTGAAATGTCTGAACTGGAAATAAAGCATGCCAGGAACAACGTCTCCCTCCTGCAGAGCTGCATCGACTTGTTCAAGAACAACTGAATGAAGGACGTGAATGTGAAGAAAGCCTTCACTTCGCATCACTTGCACTCAGATCATTACCACGGAAGATTTATTACCTTTGGCTTTAGTTTAAAATTAtgtgaataaatattttgatttctaaaGATCTTAACACTTAACCATGTTGGTTTAAAGATATTTCTATTGCATGCTACTTGGACATAACTAATCTTTATGCATTTAATACCTCAGAGTGGGTAGAATCTAAGTACTGGGTTCTCCTCTAATTTGTCTTTCGTAATTAAGAAAGGGTGCGGGAATTTTGCGCCTTCTGGAGTCTGTGTAAGCAGTGGCCTGGCACACACTGCCTCACTGTTCCCTGTGCCCATGCCCCTACAAACCGGTTACTTTAGGGTAGGTGCCGATTATAACAGATGAGTCAGCCGCTTGCTACAGGTAAGAGACATTCCATCTCTTCATTAGGTAATTTCCCCCTTTCTTACTCTCCTGGTTCTTTAATCACCTTGAGTTGTTTGTACTATAACaagagcaagaaaaatctcatatcTTTATATACACCCTTTGCAACTCCATTTTTGTAGTTGGGAGATAAATATTTGAGGGGAGAGAAGCATCTTAAGGGTATAAGAACAAGTAATAAGGCCTAATTTAGAAGGTGGCCAGATCTACATTAAGAAAGATGTGAACCCCCTCCCTAATGGGGGCGGGcggtatgtgtgtgtttggacTTTTTATAAAGTGTACAATAAAATAATCcatgctctaaaaaaaaaaaaaaaagatgtatgtgGCTATCCATGATATGGAGAGgtgtcaatatatttttttaattgagatataattgacatagaacattatattagtttcaggtatatatcataatgatttgatatttgtatctattgtgaaatgatcaccacaataagtctagttaacatccatcaccacacatagttacaaattttttcttgtgatgagaacttttaacgtctaccctcttagcaacttaCAATTATGCAAAATACAGTGtcgttaactacagtcaccatgccgCACATTACATGCcctgtacttatttatcttgtaactggaagttctgccttttgaccctcttcacccattttgGGCCCCCGCtccctctctggcaaccaccaatataTTGTTGACTGACAACGAAAGAGGATATATAATGTGTTAcccaggttttcttttttgtaaaatatgGTAAAAGTATAGAAGACATCTAcatatgaagagaaaaagaacctGAAGAACATACAGGAAATGCTAACTGTGAACATTTCTGGATGGTGTGATTATCAAGGATTGTATAATTGTGGGTTGGGGGGTTATTTGCATTTGGCAGAATCTTTCAACAATGATCATGTATGTATCAGTTGCACAGTAAAttgtttcttaagaaaaaagtCAGTAAGCAAGCTTGCTCAAACAGGAACTAGAACGGAGTCTCCCAATGAGGGTGAGTAGCCAGAAAGCAGGTGAGCAGCAGATGCAGGGCCCGCTCGCTCCTGGATTTTGCCGCTGATTGTCCAGGACGTGCCCTTGACACCTTCACTGTGTGTGTCCTCACCCCAACCCTAGGGGTAGCAAGGAGGGAAACGGAAGCTCAGGGAGGCGGGGTCCCCTCCCAGAACCAATGGCTGTGAGCAGGATTTACGTCCCCTGTGGGGACCCCGGAGGACACACACTTCGTTTCTCCCCACCTGGGGTCCTCAGCCACCACACGCCCCCAACCCAATCGCCTCAGGGAGAGGCCCTTCTGGCCCAAACTGGGATCCCAGAAGCGAGGCTCCTCCCCAAGGGCAGCCCTGCCGGCAGGACGCACAGACTCCCGCATCTCTGCTCATGTAATGCACTGCTCTCCACAGGCACAGGGTGACACCGTCCCTCGTGCAGTGACAGCTTTGCCGGTGAGAGTCACTGGCAGTGAAGGCTGACTCGTGAGCAGATCCAGGGCAGAAGCAAAGACCCCAGGAGGAAGGGGCCCCCATGCCACTCTGAGCCCtccttccccctgccctcccctctctggCCCAGGGAGACGGCCCCTGGACGCACCCTCCCTCCACCAACTGCCTCAGTTGGGGTCCCACCCGTGTACCTCAAAGGGCCACGTCCACGCCATCCTCATGATGACATCTGTGTATGAGACACAAGGGCAGATATGACTCCTAAGCGGCCCCAGCTCCCCTCACGTCAGGCAGGCCGGGCCTGCTGGTGAAGGGGACCCCAGACAGCCCACCACAGTAGGAGGTGCTCCTGGCTGCATCAGCTTCTAAAGGTGCCACGTGCACCCCAACTGCCTGCGTCCCCAGAATAATCAGCACTTTCCCCATGCAAGGCCCGGCTGAGCCTGTTTCGTCATCAGACAAATGGAAGTGAAGGTGACCGTCCCGGCCTGACCTAACTTCAGTgtcctattccttttttctttccctttctgcacAGATCTTTGCCTCTCCATCAAGACCTACGTGGCAGGAATACCAAAGCCACCCACCCATTTGTGGCTGACCTCCCTGGCCTCCACCAACAGGGGATAGAAAAGGCTTCATTATGTTCTCAACCTAAGGGGAGTCTGCAGTGACAGGCAGGGGCCTACAGCAGGCACCGTGGTCCATGCAAACATGTGGGATTGGGGCACATGCCCGCCTGAGGAGGGAACAATCCTGAGGCATTGGCACCGGCACCGGCGGGGGCTCCAGCCTGAGACGGAGCTTGTCAGCGCATTTCTGCTGCAGACCACCCTCCCACCTAGTCACACACGAGGGCCCCACCCAGCCGCGGAGGTCAACGTCAGGCCTGCAGTAACAATCAGATGACAAGCTTCAGTTTCCTGTGAAACCCCCATTTCAGCCCTCTGTGGGTTTTCAGATGCAGACAATAAATAAGAGGCATAAACAGGACACATCTTCATTTTGACTCTTAGGTTGCTGGTGCCCGATCTTAGTTGGAAGGCGCAGGGCAGGCCTTTGCTTGCCTCTTTTTCCACAGCAAACCCAGAAGAGGGAGAAACTGTGGCTTTTCTGCCCTTAATGCCTGGAAGTTGACCCCTGATAGCTGAGCGGATACAACACCACTCCTTTGGGCCGGTACATAAACCAGAGTGCcgttgaaataaaaatagaacatcGAGGGCAGGATGGAGCAAAGGAGGACAAAATGTTCATGAAAAAGGGTCGTGGCGAGCTTTAAATCTCACGAGTTTCCTGTGAGTTTCCTGTCTGCCAAGGCCAAGACCAAAAAGCAAGCCGGTTACATCATTTATTCCTATGACTGATGTACGGGAGCAGCCTCATGCTTCCAGGACAGCACTCTTTTTTCCGCTGGAATTACATTCTCACAAAGATTCCATGCATAAAGTTAATTCTGCAAGATCATGAGATCCAAAAATAAGAATTGTGATCATAGAGTAGAAGCGAGAGCAAGTGTGGGGAAGCTTCCAGAGCCAGCCTTTCTAATCCTAGCTGTACGCCCAAGGACAGATTTCTTAACCCTCTGAGCTTCATTTGCATCTTCTGTGGAGTCAGAATAATTATAACCCCTCTGTCCCAGAACAGTCCCAGGACTCAGTGGGACCAGATACAAAAAGCAGCTgggccaaggccaaggccaaggTCAGGACACAAACTGTGACATAGTCATCCTCTGACCTCTGTCCTCTCTCCCTACCCAAAAGAACCTCTGATCCCAACTTAGGGTCTCTGAAGGAAGCAAATGGGGTGGATGGCTGTATCCAACAGTTTAAACCCTCTAacggagacttccctggtggcgcagtggttaagaatccacctgccaaagcagggaacacgggttcgatccctggtccaggaagatcccacatgccacggagcaactaaacccgtgcaccacaactactgagcctgcgctctagaacccgcgagccacaactactgagcccacgtgccacaactactgaagcctgcgagcctagagcccctgctccgcaacaagagaagccaccgcaacgagaagtccgcgcaccacaacaaagagtagcccccgttgcctgcaactagagaaagcccgcgcgcgcgCAAaactgaagacccaatgcagccaaaaaaaaaaaaaaaagaaaaaataccctcTAATGGACACATGACTCTCAGTGGGCAGTGGCAGGGCCTTGAAGGTGCAGTGGCCGTGGGGATGAGTAATACAGAAGCCCAGCTAGACCTGCTTCTGCCCGCTGTGTCGTTGGCAGCCAGCCTGGTCACACACAGGAGGACAGGCGGCGTGGAGTTCTCCCTGCCAGTGCCCCTAGGGACGGGAGGGGATGCCAGTGCTCGAAATAACAGCTTCAGTGTCTGTGGGCACCAAGGGGTGGATGTATTGGTTCTCAGATCAATTAAATCAGAGTCTGGATGCTTTCGAAAGTTCCCTAGGTGAGGCTGAGAACGACTGGCTTAACCCGGAGGGATGAGGGTTGAGTTTCTGGCACCAGGAGGCAGAGAAAGGGGGCAAAAGCATTTCTCTGTGCTCTCTCCACGGTTCCCAGGGGACGATGGGCctgattcctttttctctctgctttgtaTTTTCAAGATGCCCCACTCTCTCTAATGAGCACAAATCACATGTGTTGTGGAGCCCAAAGATGATCTCAGGGCTTCCAGCCCGCCATGCACACCGCAGCCAGGCTCACAGGCAAGGGAAACGCGCCAAGTCTCATCCGACAAGTGGGACGAGGAACTGTACCCTGCACCCCCAGAGATGATGAAATAAGTCAGTGCTCAACAGTTATAAGCTACTATTGTAATTTACTATCATTAGGATCATCACCCCTGAGTCTAGGTCAGGCTTTTTTTTTCGTCCTAAGTGCTTTCCCATAGGTGTGGCCTATTGAATTCAGAGGATACCTCCGGGGAGAAAGCCCAGTTGCCCTCTCTAggttatacttcagtaaagtgaAACCTGAAATAGTTCtcttatttacattttgtttattgagGCCCCGCTTCCTTTGGTCAAAAGGCTTATGTGTGCTGGGCCCTTGGCAGAGGGGCCTGGGTTCTCCTCGCCGGCTGGCAGCCTGGGAACATTTAACGCAGTGGCAAATCCGGGAGCCACACGCTTGAGCAGAGGGGACTCCAGCTGCCGGCAAGGTCCTTCCCCAGTGAGCACAGTCTGGAATTCCCCCCACTCTTCTCAGCCCTCAAAGTAAACAGTGAGgtaatatttatatatctgtttttattcttCGCATTTATTCTGACTCATGTGGCTGAAACAGATACCTTCTAGAGCAAATGAAAGTGATTCATCCCTAACTAAAGAACCTAGGTGCCAGCTGGCCATATCAAGACAAAAAGAGCTTTCTGgaccctctcttttccttttcctttccctcccaatCCCTGGGCTCAACCTTCCTGGGCATCCAAAGTCCACATACACAAACCACTCAAAACTCCCAACTCAAGCGAGACGGGAAGTCAGGCAAATAAGAGGGCATGACCTGTCTTAAGACCTAATCGCCCTATCTCAGCTCCTCCACGGGACCTGCTCACTGGCTGCTAAAATGACTCATCCatccttattcatttattcactctgtTGGGGACTGGGGGCTCTGACTGTTATCAAAACTCACATGACAGTTAAAAGATACCTAATTTTAAACTGGGAGGAGTTCTATGCTGACAACAAACCGGAGGAAGGGAGGGGTGTACCTGACACTTACTTACATGGGATGCCCAGGGCAGACTTCTGTGCGCAGGTGCCATTTAAGCAGAGACCCAAAAGATGAGAGGGATGAGCCACGGGAAGAATgcaagggagctggggagggaccAGCATTCTAAGGAGAAGGAATAGcatatgcaaaaatcctgagGAAGAAAACAGTTTGGTGCATCTCCTCAAATGAAGGATGACCCTAGTGGCTGAGTTGAATGAATGCGGGGGAGAGTAGCCAAGATGAGGTGAGAGAACTGGGCAAGGGTTAGTCCACGTGAGATCTCGTAGGCCATGGTTAGGTAGAACCTTAAAATAAACCCCTTTGAACTGAGGTACCCAGTAGCTGAGACACGGCTTACCAAATAGTCATTTGCTCCCTCTCAgaccccagcctcccttgcagttaggctGGGGCCACGTGACTGGTTCTGGCCAATGGGTTTTAAGTGGAAATGCTACTGTCACTTCCTGGACAAAGCAATTAAGAGCTGGCGAGCCTCATCCATCTGTCTCTTCCCCTCCACAGTGACCCTGGAAGCGGTGCGTTCCCAATGGCCTGCCGAGTGCAAGAAGGCAGGAGCCAGCACTGGACTTGGAGAAATTGATTCTTTGTTGTGTTGAACAACTGAGATTTCTGGGTTTATCTGTGACCGCAACATAACGTAGCCCATCCTGATTAATGGGTAACCTCGACATGTGTGCAAAGCTCGTAACCCAGAGGAGCTGCTTACGACCGCATTGCACAGAGCGGGAGCTCAGTAAACcgcagctcctctccctccagctccCACCCGTCCTCTCTGAAAAACTGGGGGTTGGTTTAGAGGTACCACACACAAGCCCCTCTGTCCATGCTCACATTTAGTCCCAAGAAACCCACAGTGATTAAAGCCTCGCTCTTTTCCAGTGGAATAACTAATGCACAGAAGGACAGTCAGAAGACCATCCTGAGCCACACAGCAAGGATGTTAGAAGAGCCTCGCATCGCTTATGTTCTGTAGCGCCCCCATTTACGAGAAAAGCAGACAGGGCAATGTCTATGCCTATTTTTCAGAGACTTGATGCCATCTAGTGACCTCCCCCAGCAGGGGTTAAGGTCACGCAGACCTGCTTCCCTTCCCAGCCCATTGCTTacttgctgtgtggctttgggcaagttacttaatccctgcacctcagttttctcatctgtataatgggaataGCGAGATTTGTGAGATAAGATGcttgcctggcacatattaggtgctAAATACAAGTTATGACTAGCATTCAGATAACAGTGACTCCTGGCCAGgactttggggggggggcgggtcttGGCCCTGTGCAGTGCCACGCCCAGGGGCAAGTCTCCAGTGGCCCCAGGGTCTGAGTCCTTCCCAAGCTTTTTTGTTCCCTAGTGGTAGGAAAGGGGCGGATGTTGGGAAAACTTCCAGGAGAACACACACGAGCCCTGTCTGGCCCTTGCAACAGCTCAGCCTCTttgggagagaaagggtgtgttCTCTTCCATTTCACTTTAGGCAACAGATAGAAATTCCCCATGCAGTGAAAGCCCAGCTCCAGGAAGGAAATGACTTTGGCTGAGCTGCCAAACCAAAAGTTAGAAACTGTGAAAGCTGCACAACCAAGAAGAGACTGCGTGAAAATTGGGAAACTTGTAAGAAACTCCCAGGAAGATGGTAGCAGCAGATGGGAAGATGAAACCTTGGTTGCCTCCCTTGGAGTCCCTTCAGGTTCCAGAAGCTTCTTGCTTTCCTACTCAGTTGACACCTGGAACCTCACAGGCCCCTGTTCCCCACTGTGGCCAGAGCAATGGGGTTACTCCCAGGTAGAAGCCCTCGAAAACCTTCCCTACACTCCTGATGAAAGTAGACCTGACCACACCCAAGCACTGCTCCTTCCCACCAccgggcctttgcacgtgctgttccctctgcctggatatGCCTGTGTGGTCGGCCCGCCAGTCCTTTGAATGGAGGCTCAAGTTTCAGTTCCTTGGGGAAGCTTCCCCAGGTGAGATCAAaccttcccctctcccaccctcctacCTACCTACCCACCTGACCTACACTTCTTTGAGCACTCCTGCTGTGGTTGGGTACACGTCTCTATGCCATCATCCTGTTCATACCCGTCTCCCACActaaactgtaagctccttgaggtcagAGACTTTGTCTGTATTTCCACTGCTGTGTCCCCGGCAcctagcacacagcaggcacttgaTAATATGTCTCAGTTCACTACTGACTCTCTTGTCCAGATTTTGTGTATCTAATTCTCTATGGGGAGGAACGAGGGAGAGTGTCACCTCACGAATCAGGCACACCTGGTTTCGAGCCTCCATGCTCAGAGTTAGAGCCTTCGGACCCCCGCCATTGGCAGGCTCAGGTCCCCTGCCTGCCTCAGTGGCGTTTAATCAGCTCAGGAGCTCAGCCGTGATGACAGCCGACCTGCCTCTGGCTGGAAGCCACAGCTCTGATACGTCGGCCTCTGCCTTGATTCCAGCTCCTGAGACCCTGCGCAGATGCCAGCACCTAGACCCTGGAGCCTGGCTCACAGCCCTCTCCCTAACTAAGCCTGGTGGTCGGGAAGAGTCCCCCTCAGGAGTAGGACTCTCACGTTTTAAGCCCCAGGGTGATGGTTGGCCCTAGGCCCCAGGGTCAGACTCTCCTGACGTTGAATGCTGACCTGGCCATGCAAATGCTGCCCCTGATCCCCCAGACTCTCTATAATGAGGCTCCCCTGGGATGCCCAGCAATTGCACCGTGGCCACCATCTTACCAGAGCAGTGATTCCCACAGTGTATTGGTCCCATGGGAATATTAGTAAGTATCCAATGAGAAGGGGGCTCTGCGGTCAAATGTAAATGGAAAACACTGACCTAAATAGATCTCTTTGCTCTAGAACTTATCAGAGCCTTAAAACGTTGGGTGTGCATTGTGACTCTCCAAAGGTAGGGGGCACTGATAAAGCATACAGATTTCCCAAGGTTAGTTATTCATGAACCCTTTAGTTGCATGGGGTAACTTGCTGGAGCACATGTCCGGGGCATGTGATTTGGGAAATGCTACTCTGCACCATGACTCGCCCTGCGGACGTCCTATGCACACAGTACTTTCCCCAtcacaaaaaaacatttttcaatcAGGACACAAAGGCGGCATTCCTCTTCCTGTCCTGACCCAGAGACTGGGGCTTCATCCAAGACCCAGCTCTTCCCTGTGGGCTCAGAAGAGCCTGGAGATGTGAAGACATCCATGGAAGACCACTTTATGACTGGTCTTTGCCAGAAGTCGGGAGGTGAAAGTGGACAAGGGAGGGTAAGAAAGGGCAAGTAAACGAAGCTTCACCTTACAAAGTGAAGCATCAAGAGGCACTGCCTAGGgctaatggaaaaataattacatATGTAATGATATTCGTTAAAAGTTAGAAAAACGACCTACAGACCCATAGAGGAgctgaagagggagaggaggtatGTAGAGCCAAATCCTCATCTAGGAAGTTAATGGATAACATATAAATTGATATATATGAAAAGAACAGGAGAAGCACATTATTTAGAGATGGTACAAATGTGGTAGAGAATAGCCATTCCCCTTGTCTTCCTACATTCTAGAAGTTTTAGCTAGACATATGGCTGCTAAAAACCACATTTTTTAGCTACTGCCAGACTCCCTTTGCAGCTAATTGTGGTCAAGTGACTAGGTTCTAGCTAATAGAACTTAGTGAAGTGATAAAGCGCATCTTCCAGATTGTACccttagaaggaaagaaaatcccctccccttcctcctgccttgAATGTGGAAAAGAGAGGAACAGCAGGAGCAAGTATCTCAAACCACAAGATGGAAGCCACATGCGCAGGGCAGCAGAATTAGGTAGAAAAAAAAGCTTGAATCCCTGACACTGTGGGTCCACCCTATCAGCTTTGGGTTGCCGACACACACACTACTAGTGGAAAGAAACCCTCTTTTAGTTTAACCTATTGTTGTTTTGGCCTTTCTTACTGGAGCCAAATCAATATAATAATGCTCCAGGTGGCAAGGACCCAGATATTGCAGACTGGAAAGCTGATTACCGTTCTTATACCAAAGCAAAACCGTCACCTGTGACCCTCGGAAGGCAGTCCATGTGCTAAGAGCACCCGTAACTCTAAGGGGAGAagttgaaaatgttctaaatgttGGTGTATGTTGCTTCTCTTTTAGGGACCTCCAACAAAGGGAGAAGAACTCCACTGGAGCCAGACCATGTTCTAgcagagatgaaaaggaagactCTTGGCCTGTAGTGGACAATCCAAGTTGACCAAGAACCCCCTTGTCAGGGGCCCTGAAGGGTCAGCCCCAGCAGGAGGTGATACCATGGCCCCAACCTTTCTAATCCCCACTCCACCTTTCTCAGTCCACTGATGAACTTCAGGAGGGGCTCTCTGCCAGACACAGGGCCCAGAAACAAGAGTCAAAATAAGAGTGCTTCTGTCCCATCCAAGCTATTGTTTCAGGTGGCATCGAGAGAGGCTCCAGGTATGCACCTTCAATTAGGAGGAGAGGGGGACAGGCCGAGCACACAGGCCACCAAGTGAAAGAACAAACCTTTCAGGGA harbors:
- the LOC103006169 gene encoding sorting nexin-5 → MLQARVAMAAVPELLQQQEEDRSKLRSVSVDLNVDPSLQIDIPDALGERDKVKFTVHTKTTLPTFQSPEFSVTRQHEDFVWLHDTLIETTDYAGLIIPPAPAKPDFDRPREKMQKLREGEGSMTKEESAKMKQELEAEYLAVFKKTVSSHEVFLQRLSSHPVLSKDRNFHIFLEYDQDLSVRRKNTKEMFGGFFKSVVKSADEVLLSGVKEVDDFFEQEKHFLSNYYDRIKGSCAKADRMTSAHKNVADDYIHTAACLHSLALEEPTVIKKYLLKAAELFEKLRKVESRVSSDEDLKLTELLRYYMLNIETAKDLLYRRTKALIDHENSNKALDKARLKSKDVKLAEAHQQECCQKFEQLSESAKEELINFKRKRVAAFRKNLIEMSELEIKHARNNVSLLQSCIDLFKNN